One part of the Amphiura filiformis chromosome 5, Afil_fr2py, whole genome shotgun sequence genome encodes these proteins:
- the LOC140151784 gene encoding uncharacterized protein, with amino-acid sequence MASQGKTWAVCKSCKQKFTPNTPHQTKCRYCEKYSSELGSENKQETRNTGNKLHKCGYCSKCFSLAAKKLHEMTHTGDKPWPHKCRYCGKCFSQASNKKRHEMTHTGDNPHKCRYCDKCFGQASDVKQHEMMHTCDKPHKCRYCDKCFSHAGNKKQHEMTHTGDKPHKCRYCDKCFSQAGNKKQHEMTHTGDKPHKCRYCGKSFNGASGKKTHEMTHTGDKPHKCRYCDKCFSMVCNKKRHEMTHTGDKRHKCRYCGKCFSVVGNKVKHERIHTGEMGSKNKQKTRSTGNKLHRCRYCSKCFTIAEKRNRHETTHTGTKTHRCRYCDKGFNKAGNKKMHEIIHTGDKPHKCRYCDKCFSQAGNKKQHEMTHTGDKPHKCRYCDKCFSQASNKKTHEMTHRGDKPHKCRYCGKGFNQAVQKNTHEMTHTGDKPYKCRYCDKCFSMVCNQKTHEMTHTGYKPYKCRYCGKCFSHAVSKKKHEMMNTSDKTHKCRYCDKYFSQTCHKKGHEMTHTGDKPHKCRYCDKCFNRADNKKRHETTCAGNNSLV; translated from the coding sequence ATGGCATCCCAAGGTAAGACATGGGCAGTGTGCAAGTCCTGCAAGCAGAAGTTTACTCCTAACACACCACACCAGaccaaatgcagatattgtgaaaaATATTCCAGTGAGTTGGGTAGTGAGAATAAGCAGGAAACAAGAAATACTGGTAATAAACTACACAAATGCGGGTACTGTAGCAAGTGCTTTAGCCTGGCTGCCAAGAAactacatgaaatgacacacacaggtgataaaccatggccacacaaatgcagatattgtggcaagtgcttcagccaggctagtaacaagaaaagacatgaaatgacacacacaggtgataatccacacaaatgcagatattgtgacaagtgctttggGCAAGCTAGTGATGTGAAACAGCATGAAATGATGCATACatgtgataaaccacacaaatgcagatattgtgacaagtgcttcagcCACGCTggtaacaagaaacaacatgaaatgacacatacaggtgataaaccacacaaatgcagatattgtgacaagtgcttcagcCAGGCTggtaacaagaaacaacatgaaatgacacatacaggtgataagCCACACAAGTGTAGATATTGTGGCAAAAGCTTCAATGGGGCTAGTGGcaagaaaacacatgaaatgacacatacaggtgataaaccacacaaatgcagatactgtgacaagtgctttagcaTGGTTTGTAACAAGAAaagacatgaaatgacacatactggtgataaaagacacaaatgcagatattgtgggaAGTGCTTTAGTGTGGTTGGTAACAAGGTAAAACATGAAAGGATACATACAGGTGAGATGGGTAGCAAAAAtaagcagaaaacaagaagtacTGGTAATAAACTACACAGATGCAGGTACTGTAGCAAGTGCTTCACCATAGCTGAAAAAAGGAacagacatgaaacaacacatacaGGTACAAAAACACACagatgcagatattgtgacaagggcTTTAACAAGGCTGGTAACAAGAAAATGCATGAAATTAtacatacaggtgataaaccacataaatgcagatattgtgacaagtgtttTAGCCAAGCTggtaacaagaaacaacatgaaatgacacacacaggtgataaaccacacaagtgtagatattgtgacaagtgcttcagccaggctagtaacaagaaaacacatgaaatgacacatagaggtgataaaccacacaaatgcagatattgtggcaAGGGCTTTAATCAGGCTGTTCAAAAGAAtacacatgaaatgacacacacaggtgataaaccctacaaatgcagatattgtgacaaatgCTTTAGCATGGTTTGTAACCAGAAaacacatgaaatgacacacacaggttATAAACCTTACAAATGCAGATACTGTGGGAAGTGCTTTAGCCATGCAGttagcaagaaaaaacatgaaatgatGAATACAAGTGATAaaacacacaaatgcagatattgtgataaGTACTTTAGCCAGACTTGCCACAAGAAaggacatgaaatgacacatacaggtgataaaccacacaaatgcagatattgtgataaGTGCTTTAACCGAGCTGACAATAAGAAAAGACATGAAACTACATGTGCTGGAAATAATAGTTTAGTATGA